TTCCGAGCGTATCGAGCATACGCCGGGATGCAACCGGCGGACTGGTAACGGTTCCGATGTCGACGCAACCGCGAACGTAGTCCGGTTTCGACGCAACCGCGGACGCTGCGTCGGCCAGGTCGACAGGCCAGTCGAACCGAAGCCCATGCCATTTAATTGTTCGGGCACCAACCATCAGCCAACATGGGCGAAAACGAGGGGCGACGCGACCTCCGGATGCCGGACGACGACGAGGTGTTCGCGGAGGTCACCAACATGCTCGGAGCGAATCGCGTGAGAGTACGCTGTGCCGACGGGGTCGAGCGGACGGCACGCATCCCGGGCCGGATGCAAAAGCGGATCTGGATCCGGGAGGGCGACATTGTCCTCGTCGAGCCGTGGGACTGGCAGGACGAAAAGGCGGACGTGACCTGGCGATACGAGAAGTCCGAGGCCGACCAGCTCCGCGAGGAAGGCCACATTCGGTGATGAACCCGCTGGACGCACGGTATCCGTTCTTCGAGTCGGCCCGGACAGCCGTCGAAACGGCCGAGATCTCCCTTCCGGAACTGGTTTCCCGTGGCGCGCCCGCCGTCGAGCGAGGACGCGAGCGCGTCCAGCGAGCCCTGCTCGAAGGAACCGTCCGCCCGGAGACCGACGACGTCGATCCGGAAACGGAACTGCTTTCGTATCCGATCGCACGGATCCTGGTGTCGCTTCTGGACTCCACTGCCGCGATCGACAAGTACGCCGCAGCCGAGGCGTCGACCGCGATCGAACGGATCCGCGAGGACGTCGCGCGGGAAGACGACCTCCGGTCGACCCAGACGACGAATCTGGATCTCGACGACGTGCTGGCGGAGTTCGACCTTGCAGACGACGTACAGCCCGACGATCGGTCCCACCAGGGACACGGCGAACAGTGGTATCGGATCGACGTCGGCGCGTACCTGTCGCTGTCGTCGTCCAGCTGGGGTCGCGAGTGGCGACTCGTCGCGCGCGAACTCGACGAGGGCGAGGTAAGAATTACCGGGGCGGATCTGTTCGAACTGCTGGAGACGGCGATCCGCGACCGGATCGCCGCGGGGCTTCCGTTCGACCTCCCACGGGAAGAAGGACTCGGGGCAGAACTCGAACCCCAGGTGACGGATCTTCGGGGCCTGTTGTCCGACCGGACGCGGGTCCACGACATCGACGTCGTCGCACCGGAACTGTTCCCGCCGTGTCTGCGAAACCTGATCGACAAGGCCGAGCGGGGAACGGAACTGTCTTCCGTCGAGGGGTTCTCGCTGATGGCGTTCCTGGCCGGGATCGGGATGTCCGCAGACGAGATCGTCGCCTTCTGTGCCGACACCTCCCTGGAGGTCGAGACGCTCCGCTACCAGTTGGAGTATCTCCGCGACGAATCGGGATCGCAGTATCCGCCGCCGTCCTGCGAGACGCTGTCGGCGTACGGGATCTGTCACAACGAGGACGACCACTGGAAGGTGGCCTCCCATCCGCTCGCGTACTACGAAACGCGGGTCGAAGAGGTCGACTCGGACGCGATCACGGACTGGC
The Halalkaliarchaeum desulfuricum DNA segment above includes these coding regions:
- the eif1A gene encoding translation initiation factor eIF-1A, which gives rise to MGENEGRRDLRMPDDDEVFAEVTNMLGANRVRVRCADGVERTARIPGRMQKRIWIREGDIVLVEPWDWQDEKADVTWRYEKSEADQLREEGHIR
- a CDS encoding DNA primase large subunit PriL, which produces MNPLDARYPFFESARTAVETAEISLPELVSRGAPAVERGRERVQRALLEGTVRPETDDVDPETELLSYPIARILVSLLDSTAAIDKYAAAEASTAIERIREDVAREDDLRSTQTTNLDLDDVLAEFDLADDVQPDDRSHQGHGEQWYRIDVGAYLSLSSSSWGREWRLVARELDEGEVRITGADLFELLETAIRDRIAAGLPFDLPREEGLGAELEPQVTDLRGLLSDRTRVHDIDVVAPELFPPCLRNLIDKAERGTELSSVEGFSLMAFLAGIGMSADEIVAFCADTSLEVETLRYQLEYLRDESGSQYPPPSCETLSAYGICHNEDDHWKVASHPLAYYETRVEEVDSDAITDWRATTNA